A genomic window from Brassica oleracea var. oleracea cultivar TO1000 chromosome C8, BOL, whole genome shotgun sequence includes:
- the LOC106308904 gene encoding uncharacterized protein LOC106308904 produces MAALSSTSYLHSLVGNERHFFSCKTSQFSKPLSISPSLNKPRFSVPFCTKQSDRDQKLTKQESKKNEEKEDYWVVIAIRSKYNEIVIVDTVDARYLLDSTKKTHSAINKGGENWTDSYWDEFASLPPIVPDGPIAIYGLGGGTAARLILELYPSTQLEGWEIDDILIEKAREYMELSELEKLTSKGGSLRVLIDDALSLSEDVSGKYAGIIVDLFADGKDLDQLQQILQMVMFTLVKLTLGSHIDLGNIPSGVSLPALKSLFINTIFFTYGDLCNVLLPGCPVLEELSVRHVNCERIPFCISNRSIKKLSVYYNFETVITDMPGPIEEDAGLRDLIIWLPEEVLGSILSLLPTKQAASTSVLAKKWRHV; encoded by the exons ATGGCAGCTTTGAGTTCTACTTCATATCTGCATTCACTTGTTGGCAACGAAAGACACTTCTTTTCGTGTAAAACATCCCAATTTTCAAAACCCTTGTCCATAAGCCCTTCTCTGAATAAACCCAGATTCTCAGTTCCATTTTGCACCAAGCAAAGCGATCGTGACCAGAAGCTAACTAAACAAGAATCTAAAAAAAATGAAGAAAAAGAAGATTATTGGGTTGTTATAGCC ATACG AAGCAAATACAATGAGATTGTTATAGTTGATACTGTTGATGCCAGATATCTCCTTGATTCAACTA AGAAAACGCATAGTGCTATCAACAAGGGAGGCGAGAACTGGACTGATTCTTATTGG GATGAGTTTGCAAGTTTGCCACCTATTGTCCCTGACGGTCCCATTGCCATCTATGGATTG GGTGGTGGAACAGCTGCAAGACTGATTCTTGAGTTGTATCCTTCTACTCAGCTTGAGGGCTGGGAAATTGATGACATT TTGATTGAGAAAGCAAGAGAGTATATGGAGCTGTCTGAGCTAGAGAAGCTAACTTCAAAAGGCGGTAGTCTTCGTGTTCTGATAGATGATGCTCTCTCTCTTTCTGAAGATGTTTCAGGAAAATATGCTG GGATCATTGTTGATTTGTTTGCTGATGGGAAGGACTTAGATCAGCTACAACAGATACTTCAAATGGTTATGTTT ACGCTGGTTAAGCTGACACTCGGATCACATATTGATCTTGGGAACATTCCTTCAGGTGTGTCTCTTCCAGCGCTCAAGAGTCTCTTCATCAACACCATCTTTTTCACTTATGGAGATTTGTGTAATGTGCTTCTTCCTGGTTGCCCAGTACTCGAGGAGCTGTCTGTACGTCACGTGAATTGTGAAAGAATCCCATTCTGCATATCCAATAGGAGCATCAAGAAACTATCAGTTTACTACAACTTTGAGACTGTGATTACAGATATGCCCG GCCCTATTGAAGAAGACGCTGGCTTGAGAGATTTAATCATCTGGCTTCCTGAAGAGGTTCTAGGCAGCATCTTGTCCTTACTTCCGACGAAACAAGCTGCATCAACATCTGTACTTGCTAAAAAGTGGAGGCATGTGTGA
- the LOC106308225 gene encoding ADP-ribosylation factor-like isoform X1: MGRSMSEKGLIWKQLNTSRLVYLQDELRDAVLLVFANKQDLPNAMNAAEITDKLGLHSLRQRHWYIQSTCATTGEGLFFRSLGARLDRKKERSAVSLMKTFQTKSYCFLPQSSCQRLKNGTMP; this comes from the exons ATGGGAAGAAGCATGAGTGAAAAG GGTTTAATATGGAAACAGTTGAATACAAGCAGGCTTGTATATCTGCAGGATGAGCTTCGTGATGCGGTACTTCTTGTTTTTGCTAACAAGCAGGATCTTCCAAATGCAATGAATGCTGCTGAGATAACCGATAAGCTTGGACTCCACTCTCTCCGGCAGCGTCATTG GTACATCCAGAGCACGTGTGCCACCACCGGTGAGGGACTGTTCTTCAG GAGTCTCGGCGCACGCTTAGATAGAAAGAAAGAAAGAAGTGCCGTGAGCTTGATGAAAACGTTTCAGACCAAGAGCTACTG CTTTCTTCCTCAGTCATCATGTCAACGTCTAAAAAATGGAACGATGCCATGA
- the LOC106308225 gene encoding ADP-ribosylation factor-like isoform X3 → MGRSMSEKGLIWKQLNTSRLVYLQDELRDAVLLVFANKQDLPNAMNAAEITDKLGLHSLRQRHWYIQSTCATTGEGLFFRSLGARLDRKKERSAVSLMKTFQTKSYCHHVNV, encoded by the exons ATGGGAAGAAGCATGAGTGAAAAG GGTTTAATATGGAAACAGTTGAATACAAGCAGGCTTGTATATCTGCAGGATGAGCTTCGTGATGCGGTACTTCTTGTTTTTGCTAACAAGCAGGATCTTCCAAATGCAATGAATGCTGCTGAGATAACCGATAAGCTTGGACTCCACTCTCTCCGGCAGCGTCATTG GTACATCCAGAGCACGTGTGCCACCACCGGTGAGGGACTGTTCTTCAG GAGTCTCGGCGCACGCTTAGATAGAAAGAAAGAAAGAAGTGCCGTGAGCTTGATGAAAACGTTTCAGACCAAGAGCTACTG TCATCATGTCAACGTCTAA
- the LOC106308225 gene encoding ADP-ribosylation factor-like isoform X5: MGRSMSEKGLIWKQLNTSRLVYLQDELRDAVLLVFANKQDLPNAMNAAEITDKLGLHSLRQRHWYIQSTCATTGEGLFFRSLGARLDRKKERSAVSLMKTFQTKSY; this comes from the exons ATGGGAAGAAGCATGAGTGAAAAG GGTTTAATATGGAAACAGTTGAATACAAGCAGGCTTGTATATCTGCAGGATGAGCTTCGTGATGCGGTACTTCTTGTTTTTGCTAACAAGCAGGATCTTCCAAATGCAATGAATGCTGCTGAGATAACCGATAAGCTTGGACTCCACTCTCTCCGGCAGCGTCATTG GTACATCCAGAGCACGTGTGCCACCACCGGTGAGGGACTGTTCTTCAG GAGTCTCGGCGCACGCTTAGATAGAAAGAAAGAAAGAAGTGCCGTGAGCTTGATGAAAACGTTTCAGACCAAGAGCTACTG A
- the LOC106308225 gene encoding ADP-ribosylation factor-like isoform X2: MGRSMSEKGLIWKQLNTSRLVYLQDELRDAVLLVFANKQDLPNAMNAAEITDKLGLHSLRQRHWYIQSTCATTGEGLFFRSLGARLDRKKERSAVSLMKTFQTKSYWKGSRQG, encoded by the exons ATGGGAAGAAGCATGAGTGAAAAG GGTTTAATATGGAAACAGTTGAATACAAGCAGGCTTGTATATCTGCAGGATGAGCTTCGTGATGCGGTACTTCTTGTTTTTGCTAACAAGCAGGATCTTCCAAATGCAATGAATGCTGCTGAGATAACCGATAAGCTTGGACTCCACTCTCTCCGGCAGCGTCATTG GTACATCCAGAGCACGTGTGCCACCACCGGTGAGGGACTGTTCTTCAG GAGTCTCGGCGCACGCTTAGATAGAAAGAAAGAAAGAAGTGCCGTGAGCTTGATGAAAACGTTTCAGACCAAGAGCTACTG GAAGGGTTCCAGACAAGGATAA
- the LOC106308905 gene encoding uncharacterized protein LOC106308905, with product MWEALRPRAQVKDWARSVWFRGAIPRQAFIMWLANLNRLPTKVRLASWGLNIQTVCCFCNTHDETRDHLFLECSYSTALWLRFFARLDPNRTAFLSWEELLSWLRFSTASAPSTIRKLATQSMIYIIWRQRNSAVHLTGFSPQQTTFATIDRDIRNAISARRHRRKFTTLMQLWIR from the coding sequence ATGTGGGAAGCGCTAAGGCCGAGGGCTCAAGTGAAGGACTGGGCTCGTTCGGTGTGGTTCAGGGGAGCAATACCAAGACAAGCATTTATCATGTGGCTTGCAAACCTCAACAGACTACCGACAAAAGTGAGGCTCGCATCCTGGGGACTTAACATCCAAACGGTTTGTTGCTTCTGCAATACACATGATGAAACGCGTGATCACCTCTTCCTAGAATGCAGCTACAGCACTGCCTTATGGCTGCGATTCTTTGCAAGGCTTGATCCCAACCGAACGGCTTTCCTCTCATGGGAAGAACTTCTCTCCTGGTTACGATTCTCCACAGCATCAGCCCCATCCACCATCAGGAAGCTAGCGACTCAGTCCATGATCTACATCATCTGGAGGCAGCGCAACTCGGCAGTTCATCTCACTGGATTCTCCCCGCAGCAGACAACATTCGCCACCATAGACAGGGATATCCGTAATGCCATTAGTGCGAGAAGACATAGGAGGAAATTCACTACTCTTATGCAACTTTGGATTAGATAG
- the LOC106311349 gene encoding putative F-box/kelch-repeat protein At1g13200 encodes MESAENRVVVASSEGKRKRSKRRRRNEKPVIAPSSLPKEVIEEIFLRLPVKVLILLRSLSKQWKVTMESLSFAERHLKIAKESRVKLIMVIDSRLLAWNQLLFYPPPDSNVSFRMFCLESASLLSSTLINFSQGFDNWIFISGNCDGLFCIHSPKTQSIYVVNPATRWLRQLPPARFQILMHKFDPSLEEWKAMDSLFHLAFVKKAAADYKLVWLYNSDSYNADPSCPNEGVTKCEVFDVRANAWRYLACTPSYRIFPRQKPAYANGSVYWLTELHEGRIEVVDFDIQTETFRLLQNIIPAIASSDPSHVDMCTLDNHLCMSKREHVTKIQEIWRLKPTEGTWEMIFSIDLISCPSPRTEIRDQFEWSRKDLVEPSTPVAVCKNKKILLSHSYSRGLVKYDPLTKSLDFFYRDPMAWRKVTYFQSLISHI; translated from the coding sequence ATGGAGTCAGCAGAGAATCGGGTTGTGGTTGCATCATCAGAAGGAAAGAGAAAGAGAAGCAAAAGAAGGAGAAGAAACGAGAAGCCAGTGATTGCTCCATCATCATTACCAAAAGAAGTGATAGAGGAAATCTTCTTGCGACTTCCAGTAAAAGTGCTAATCCTACTCAGGTCGCTCTCAAAACAATGGAAAGTGACAATGGAGTCCCTCTCTTTCGCAGAGAGACACTTGAAGATCGCCAAGGAATCCCGCGTGAAACTGATCATGGTCATCGACTCACGTCTGCTTGCTTGGAATCAGCTTCTCTTCTATCCTCCCCCAGATTCAAACGTTAGTTTTAGGATGTTCTGCTTGGAATCAGCTTCTCTTCTATCCTCTACTCTCATCAATTTCTCTCAAGGATTCGATAACTGGATATTCATCTCTGGAAACTGCGACGGCCTTTTCTGCATCCATTCCCCTAAAACTCAATCCATATATGTAGTTAATCCGGCTACACGGTGGCTCCGACAACTTCCTCCTGCTAGGTTTCAGATTTTGATGCACAAGTTTGACCCGAGTCTAGAAGAGTGGAAAGCCATGGATTCATTGTTTCATCTAGCATTCGTGAAGAAGGCTGCTGCCGATTACAAATTAGTGTGGTTGTATAATTCTGATAGTTACAATGCTGATCCTTCGTGTCCAAACGAGGGAGTTACCAAATGTGAGGTTTTTGACGTTAGGGCAAACGCTTGGAGATACTTGGCTTGCACTCCAAGTTATCGTATATTTCCTAGACAAAAGCCAGCCTATGCAAATGGATCGGTGTATTGGCTCACGGAACTACATGAGGGCAGAATCGAAGTGGTGGATTTTGATATCCAAACAGAAACATTCAGGTTGCTGCAGAACATCATTCCGGCTATTGCTAGTTCAGATCCTAGCCATGTTGACATGTGCACTCTAGATAATCATTTGTGTATGTCGAAAAGGGAGCACGTTACCAAGATCCAAGAGATATGGAGGTTGAAACCAACAGAAGGCACTTGGGAGATGATTTTTTCAATAGATCTCATTTCTTGCCCTTCTCCTCGAACTGAGATCCGCGATCAGTTTGAATGGAGCCGTAAGGATTTAGTTGAGCCATCCACACCCGTGGCCGTATGCAAGAACAAGAAAATCCTGCTCTCACATAGCTATTCCCGCGGTCTGGTAAAATATGATCCCCTAACAAAGTCTCTAGATTTCTTTTACCGAGATCCTATGGCTTGGAGAAAAGTTACTTATTTTCAAAGTTTGATCTCTCATATCTAG